The region gcctgGTGTCTGGACACACCTGTGGGGGTGCGACGAAGGCCAGCCAGTCAGAGGGACGGGTGGGCAGCAGGCCCATTGCCTGGCACTTGTAGAGGGCCAGTGCCAGCCCCAGTCCATTGCCCACCAGGAACACCAGCCCCTGAAGTGCCCGCCGGCTTGAGCTCTCCAGTGCCTTCAGTGCTGCAGGGAGGATGGGGGGACCAGTCACTGTCACCCACAAGCCACACACCAAGCACTGCAGGGGACTGGGGGGAATGACAGGTAGGGAGTGGCAGGGGAATGTGATGGGGGAGGCACAGGGTAGATGGCACGGGGGCAGCTGTGAGGGGGCATGTAGGAGTGACCAACATGGGGGCTACTGTCATAGGGGTGTGGGGGGTGACTGACATGTGAGTGGTTGTCACAGGGGCAACTGTAGGGGATGTATGGGGGCAAGTGACATGGGGGCAACTGTTTGGCCACATGTGGGTAAACTGATCTGGGGGTCACTGTCATAGGGACAGCTgttgggggatgcctgggagtaGCTGACACTGGGAGACACGCGTGGCATGGGCTGTGGTAGGGGTGGCTGCTGGGGAATATACAAGCATGACTGTTGCAGGGGGAGACTGTTGCAGGGGGAGACTGTTGCAGGGGCAGGGAACcactgcagggatgtggggcaacTATCATGCAGCAGGGGATGGCcatggggggacacccagggagtGGCCACCCACGCAGGGCTGTAGTGCAGGGCTGTACTCACTGGCAGAGAGAGACATGAGGGCTTGCAGCGGGCGCCAGCCCATCATGCAGACCATCATGGCGGGGAAGATGGAGATGGTATTGCCGGCCATGTACATGATGAACAGGTTCATGGGGATCTGCTTCAGCGGCGCCAGTGCCACGTCCCAGCAGCGCTGCAGTAaaagaggggacccaggcgtccagggTTGAGAGGGGGGGCCGCCATCGCAGGGGACCCAGTCGTCCAGGACAGGGACCCTGCCCCCACGGGGAACCTCGACATCCGGGgggtgtccctccctccctccctccctcccctccagcccccccccgcccacctTCTCCATGAGGATTTTGTCGCTTTCGTGGACGCCGCCTTCCCCCAGCTGCCGCTCGGCGAACCCCAGCGGCCCACGGCCCTCGGCGGCTCCACGGGGTCTGcagggggacaacagaggggagTAGGTGAGGCCGGGAGATACCTATACCCCCCAATTCCCCACCTCCCGAACCCTCTCTCGGGCCTCACCGcccccccggcgccgccgccagCTCCAACGACCACTTGAAACGCCGTCCccgaaccgccgccgccgccgccatcttgcgaGCACCCGAacgggagggggggagagggggggaggatCACGTGGGAAAGTCACGTGAGGAGGGCCAGGAGACTCTCACAGCACTCCCTGCCCTAC is a window of Numenius arquata chromosome Z, bNumArq3.hap1.1, whole genome shotgun sequence DNA encoding:
- the EMC4 gene encoding ER membrane protein complex subunit 4 yields the protein MAAAAAVRGRRFKWSLELAAAPGGRPRGAAEGRGPLGFAERQLGEGGVHESDKILMEKRCWDVALAPLKQIPMNLFIMYMAGNTISIFPAMMVCMMGWRPLQALMSLSATLKALESSSRRALQGLVFLVGNGLGLALALYKCQAMGLLPTRPSDWLAFVAPPQRMEFTGGGLIL